A genomic window from Luteolibacter sp. LG18 includes:
- a CDS encoding response regulator transcription factor has translation MTILLAEDDPLTLEALATCLQAEGFETLTAPNGRLALDLWTRHQPDLLCLDIMMPEIDGFEVCRRVRTSDTTVPILFLSAKNEEADIVVGLGLGADDFIRKPFTRAEVIARVRAALRRAHPASPQERSFRMGDLTVQPKALLAERRGTTIDLTPREVSMLELLHRHEGQAVSRDAFLDACWGLEYYPDSRTLDQHILMLRKKVEAEPSQPVIIETVRGVGYRFRAHAG, from the coding sequence ATGACCATCCTGCTGGCAGAAGACGATCCCCTGACCCTGGAAGCCCTCGCCACCTGCCTGCAGGCGGAGGGATTCGAAACGCTCACCGCCCCCAACGGCCGGCTGGCGCTCGATCTGTGGACGCGCCATCAACCGGACCTGCTGTGCCTGGACATCATGATGCCGGAGATCGATGGCTTCGAGGTCTGTCGGCGCGTCCGCACCAGCGACACCACCGTTCCCATCCTGTTCCTCTCCGCGAAGAACGAGGAGGCGGACATCGTCGTGGGCCTAGGATTGGGAGCCGACGATTTCATCCGCAAGCCCTTCACCCGGGCCGAGGTCATCGCCCGTGTCCGCGCCGCCCTCCGCCGCGCGCATCCGGCGTCGCCACAGGAGCGGAGCTTTCGCATGGGGGACCTGACGGTTCAGCCGAAAGCCCTCCTCGCCGAACGCCGCGGCACCACGATCGATCTCACCCCACGCGAGGTTTCGATGCTGGAGCTTCTCCACCGCCACGAGGGCCAGGCGGTTTCCCGGGACGCCTTCCTCGATGCCTGCTGGGGGCTGGAGTACTATCCGGACTCCCGGACACTGGACCAGCACATCCTGATGCTGCGGAAAAAGGTCGAGGCGGAGCCGTCCCAGCCCGTGATCATCGAGACCGTGCGCGGCGTGGGTTACCGGTTCCGCGCCCACGCGGGGTAA